GTATGGCTAGCCTAAATTGCACCTGGCTGTTGATGCAGTTCTCCATTCAACAAAACTAAGCAACACAACAATCTAAGAAAAACAATGTAATCACTGCACACCATTTAGAGCAAATTTTAATCTTAGAGCACAAAGCATTGAAATGCATTATCATTCCGTGGAAAATGGGTATAAGCTTAGCCCCTAAAATAAAACTTAACCAATATTCTGCAAACTGTTCAACTTAAAGGCAGTTACAAAATGTTGACCAAAAAAGTTGCACTGCAAAGGCAGTGCAATAGCCCTGaacaattttaaaaactaataacgTCAACCACATACAAATTTCTATGCCTTTATGTGCCATCTTTTCCAAATGCCAAGAAATCTGCAAAGTAAGCTAGACTTTAAGAATTGTCAGTATCTGTTAAATATTACTAGCATAAGCTAGGCTACATTTACCTAAGGTAAAAATAAGCTAAGGTGATACTAACTCATTTTCATTGTAATCATGATGCATGCAAGGTACGCTGGGAGGTTTGAtgatcaatgtaaaaaaaaacaaaatactgatgGGGCAGGCGTATTTTTCACAGCATGTTAACTTGAAAAGTAACAGCCATGTGGTCATTTGAAACTAAATAATATTATCAAATTCTGACACTACATCATTCAACACtaatttcatctgaatttttggAAATAAGCTCAAGATTCTGTTGGGACTTCAAACTAGTCTAAAGTACGtcacatattcatatacagtatatgaacaaCAATTGactctttgaaaaattaaatagtaTAAATAATGAATCACAATCTGAATAAATCCTAAAACCTTGgtaattattataaaagtaaaagttttaattgtTCATTATATGGAGGctaaaaaacattttaagataaagaaaaattacttacgTTTTCATTTCACACTTTTTTGAAATCtcaaaaaatgcaacaaaatacaGACATGTTTTAAGGTTTATTGTATGCttgcatgaaaagaaaaagtcaataGATCTTATTAATAAGTTGCAATACCTTCATTTTATTCACCAGTTGTAATGCTGATTTTCAGAGCGAAGTACaaagttcataattttaaacCGATTTCATTCATTGTTCTCTGTCTACATAAATTTTAAACTGTAATGATTAAAAGCACTATAAGATTTAATACGTAAACTTCCTTCATGAGTGACATATGATATTGAAgtaatgttataattatattatactgaGTAATAATTCCCAGAGTTTCCACCTTCCTGTTTATCTTTTTGCGAATGGCTGACTACCAATTCCTTTTTCCGGTTATCCGTTATCGTACAACATAATCTCACCCTACTATATAATGATCAAGGCTAgcctacatttattttttttacaatattcttGAGCATTCTGTACAAACTTAGCTTCAGTACCTACAGCCTATACTGTAACAGAGACAATGTTTACATGACGTTCTTCACAATATACCGAGCCTctgaatattttactaattttcttgGTAACCCTAAAAAACCAGGCTCCTCAACCAATGTCGTTCTCCATCTTGCTCACTCTctagatgataaaaaaatatatacatatatatgatttaccTTAATGAATCAACAGTATTTGGATCACTACATTTAACCAATAATCTTTTACATGAACCACCCTTGGCTAACACCTTCTTGTGCACTATTAGCTGCAGTTTCTTGTGCACTATTAGTCGCGGTTTCTTTTGCACTACTGGTTACAGTTCCTTGTCCTTTACTAGTTGCAGTTTCTTGTGCATTATTAGTTGCAGTTTCTTGTGCATTATTAGTTGCAGTTTCTTGTGCATTATTAGTTGCAGTTTCTTGTGCATTATTAGTTGCAGTTTCTTGTGCACTACTGGTTGCAGTTTCTTGTCCAATATTAGTTGCAGTTTCTTGTCCAATATTAGTTGCAGCGTCTTGGGCACTATTAGTTGGTTTCTTGTGCACTATTAGCTGCAGTTTCTTGTGCATTATTAGTTTTAGTTTCTTGTGCACTATTAGTTGCAGTTTCTTGTGCATTACTAACAGCAGttttttgggcatcattagtagCAGTGACTCATGGCAATCTGGGGAACAAAGTTAACTTTTAACCCCAAAACAGGCCCGGTCAAGTAGGGTACAACCAAGCTTTGTGCATAACAAAGGAAACATGGGCTGGGTTTCCATTTCTCTACTATAACGAATTAAAATGGCTAACCTAGTCCAATAAGAGGGGTAAGGGCATTGCCTATCACACTTTGGAATAAGTTAAATAGGGTCAAAAAGTCTATGCAAGTCTACATCAGACTTAGCCTGCCAGTCACGGAAAGCTTAACCTGAGTTATACGAACCCACACTACCGGGATTACACGTTAAGGGGCCTAGTGCCGTCCAAGTCACCCAAATTAGTTTTCCCATAGATTAGAACTGCAACctggaagaaaatataatttttaaatttaaatcagaGTAAGTAACAAGAAGTTACTTAGATAAGTTACTTTGCTACTTAAGCCTCTCGACTCTCAATGAGCTTTCCGGTGCTCGACCGAAAACATTCCTCGACCCTACGGCTTAACAGGCAGCAAATGAAACCAGAACAAAAGCCGGGCGTGTCAAAGGTCAAAatgaaactagagagagagagaggggccaggCCAGGGTCGGggtcaactgaaaataaataaaagcgccATGCTGTTCTGCTTgaggcctccccccccccctactctctctttcccttcgtAAATGTGACATTTCCTCATTTACGCTCAACACGACCAGACAGTCTTACCTATCTAACACTAGTCACGTCCATGGTGTCGGTTTCAAGGGCTGTTACGTTCCCGGGGCCTTGGTACCGCTAAAATATTCGTATGTGACTTAACCGATTCGCCTCTTGTTTTGTTTGGGCGCGCGATGGCCACTAACAGTCCGAGACTCATTTCCGTTGGTGGAACCCATTTTCCGGGCTTAAACTTTCCCCACCCAAGATGACAAATCTGACCCGACTCAGAATCCCCTTTGACTGTTTGTACGAAATGCGGTAGAATGTGCATACCTCATGAATGCAAATCAACTTGCGTGGATGGTAAAAAGCATTGTAGTGAAATAATACAGGCGGGGAACGGTAATCGTTTCGGATGCTCTCAAGGACATCGATCCTCAGTGATGGCGCTGCCAGACGTACTTTTAATTATTCAGGATATTCTGttgtttgcaaaacaaaaactacctTTGTGATGTTTTCCTGATTGACACAAATGACATTAAGGAGACAAAGACTGGTTTGAGATTTAAAAACGGGGACTATGCAGCACAAGTGCAATGTAAACATTTGAAAGGTTAAATACCAAATCCACCTTATGAAATCACTCATAACTAAACAGCTGAGGCTATTGAATTTGAATTGGGGAAACCACATTGAAACTAGGACAGAATATCTACAGattgaaaaaagaagagaacacTTCATTCATAATAGTGATGTTCCACATGACGGGGAAAATGGAACATCCAGAAAGAGAAAGTGGGAAACATTCACCCTGAGAGAAAATACAGACTTCTTGACTTCacggaatttattttaaattttagcaCTACTTGGAAAATCAGTACTGAAAGATAAATCAATCACTTACAAACTTGCAAAATCAACCGAAGTCCCAGAGGCACATTTGCAGCAAGTTTTCCTGCGTTTTCCCTGCAAACAATGGTCTTTCTAGTGTCAGTGGTCGGGTTGCCATCAGGAAAATGGAAGAATGTCAGGTCATCGTAACAGTTATAATACGTGTTACCAGCACAAACACTGTTGCTATATAATACGAACTAAAACAAACGAAAGTGAGTACTTAGGAAGTCTAAAAATACTAAGACAAATTTAAAGCAAAGCACGAGATTGTCTTTCAGCAGTTATGGAAACTGTAAACAGTACGCCAAGATTGTGCAGTTTCTCTATAAGTATTTAACGTTGTATGTGCACGCTGAAGGAGAGAAAATGCATTACTTTAAATAAccgaattacacacacacacacacatataaacatataaatatatatatataaattatatatactgtataattgtgtgtgtgtttgagagagagagagagagagagagagagagagagagagagagagagagagagcgcccgcGTATAAAGCAATAAAATGTCGTTGAACTGATAGTGAGGTTTTTTGTCTATGCAATCTAAAATGGAATTCCTTGTTCATTCGCCACATAGCTTATTTACTATTTATGAGGAAACTGCCGAACATCAGCAAGaagttaacattattattattattattattattattattattattattaaacataagcACCAATAGGGAACAAGGCCATCAGCCAACTGAGAGGGCGGGAAActgtaagtataataataataataataataataataataataataataataataataataataatcagcgcTGTTGCTACCAATGCTAACAGCAGAATTCGTGATTAGGTTTTTTATCATTAACATGGATGGAAATCCCAatgataagtaataaaataattataaaaaactgTAATTGATAACACTGACCATGAaacggaaataaagaaatacaagatactgagagagaagttagtgtgtgtgtgtgtgtgtgtgtgtgtgtgtgtgtgtgtgtactggagaAATACGGATAACTCcactttattaataaaataggGCTCGACGTGTACAGTGCAACTTCGGTGTCCCGCTAGCCAAATAGTTAACACGTCACAATTTCATGAAAACGAGTTTAGATCAATTATCACAGAGAAAGAGTAATTTACACTTCgaggattatatatacatttgttaacTATTCCTACGTAAAGTTATGCTTCCCATTGTGTGGTAATTTCTCCTCACTCTCAGGCACATTAATCTTTGCGAAAATGAGCCTATTTATTGCTTCTTACGGTAGATAATCGACTGGGGTGTCACATCCAGGAGAAGAATGGCATAAAGATAGCAACCTCAACTAAAATAGATTCATGGAAATATTTGCAAGAATTCATCAAcataatagtctttttttttcgaaGTATTACTAAAGCCTGGCAGTTTGCTTTACGATGGATACTGATATTCGCACCGCCCGCCCACCGAGACAAACCGTCAACCCACCTATTCTAAGGGAATGAGAATGAGATTGGATCAGTGCGTGCATACCGCCATCAGGCTAATTACTGAAAATAGCGCCGGGAGGTGTGTAAACAGCTGTATGCTAACCACGGCCGGGAGTTATGACAGCGATATTTACACTCGTCACAACGCCATATCGCCTGTGCTACTCTTCCCAGCAAACGGGTACGGGAAGGGGGCTCGGCGGTTTGATATACCTATAGTTCCTAATTAAACAAAGATTCAACCATATTTGCGCGTCGGCTGTATTGTGTAGGCCACTGAATACAACCGCCAGGTAGGGAAACACTGTATTTCGACCGTCACTGAAGAGAtctggtttatttttaataaagtatCTGCTATAAGAAGATGCGTTACCACGCATGCTACAATATTTTCCCAGCAGCACCAGTAGCTTGTTCTGTTAGTACCATAAACATAACCATCCATTATAAAAGGAAATAGAGAATGATTTCATTAGCAGTGGGTGCCTCTCTGTAGTCTATTTCAGTCTACTAAAAATACTGACTCTAAATCTTGGGTACTTTAGTTTACCACAAACACTAcgtctcacaaaaaaaaaaatatataaataaataaattcttaatacTTCATCTGCTTCTCTGTTTtctaatttgtgatttttgttacGTATTTTTAAACTCCCGTCTTTTGTCACGGCTTAGGACCAGCACGACGGCGCTAAACACTGCATGTCAAACATCActtcagctttcttttttcttaggaAAAATGCTAACTTAGGAAAACATCtatttctcaatttcatttcagatttttcttgcgACGCATTAACAGTTTTCGCTGGTATTTCAGATATTTCAACTTCagaagtcacatttttttaaactttgaaacAAACCATTCTTTTTCAAATGCACTTCACAATTTCTCTCATGGTTTCATGGGGGCATTCTTCCCCTAGACCTTTGAAACCATGTTTTTTTcacaacattaaatattaaattttccatttagCACTTCAAATCACACCATTtcttgtaaatgttaaaaaaaatcatataaacattTGAAATTTCAGCTGATAAGTTTTCCCTCATTCAGCTTTATGACTAGAGCTCCAGTCCACACAAATTTAAAGGGCTTGTTTACCTCGAGTTTCCGGTTTCTGAGGCGTCTGGTTTAAGTCAATGCATAATCACTGTTTCTCAAcgaaatatgtaaacattttaatCCACAACAGAAATCACGTTGACAACGCAACTAAATCTAATGCACGTGTTCCacatataattaaacaaaacaaacatcgTTTTTCTGTGAACATAATAGCCTCAGATGACATATCAAGATAACATTCCAGAAGATAGGAAAGGTTACTGTAAACAATGGTCGACATTTGTCACGCATTACAATACTTACGAGATAGAATGCCTTCTACACTGTCGCCGCCTCCAGTTcgttatataatttctttttttaatcgggaaaaaattaatggaaattaaaaGGCAACAACTTGACCAAAAATACTCACTCGTGGCGTAAACATAACCATTGCCGAACTGCTGTTCCTGAAGGTGTAGCTTATTTTTAGAAGTGTGACAACGATTGGTACGATGAGGCAATCATGTCGTGTCCAAACAAGTTCCGAGCGTCATACATTCTTCTTCTATGAAAGACAGTGCTTTTAGGCAATGGTAATTTTCACTTTCTTGTATAAAAACGTTTTCAGAACTTTGTTATATAACAGCAAACTCCATGACCGTCGCATGTAGCTTTTGCGTTTCGTAATGTAAAGCGAAGTACTGAGATTGTGCAAACGTTTGTGAAAGTTGGCCCCGGCCAGGGCGGGAGAGGGTGGAGGAATACGTCATCGTTGGCAACGCATACTGCCATTTACAATATTGTTTTTGAGTTTGTAAAACTAAAATGACTCATGATACTGTTTAGTAGGAGATATGTAAAAGTCTGTACGAATACAAAAACGCACGTTTTCCCATCGCACAGAATTTGCATCTACTAAATCGTTTCTAGAAACAATACCACAGCTTTCACCCGTAAGTGAGCGCCACCCGTAAGCGGGCCTCTCAGTCCCTCGGAAATCTCCCAAGGCTTTGCCTTTGAGTACAACGTTTGATACCCTTCACGTCAAGAGTGCGTTCGGGCAAATAACATTCCATATTTGGGCAATATTCTGATCAGACGCTTTCTGCTTAAAGTATACAATATCCCGATGGCATCCATAAGGCATTTTTAACTATAAAGCAAAAAGAGGGTCGATTAGTCTCATGTCATCATATTTCAACGATCGAATCTTTTCACacgactgactgattgattgcaaGTTAACTCAATGCCACCTACCAGGAATCAGCCCCTTAATACTGGTGCCAGACGTGTTTTTGCAAGGGGAAATTGATTGCAAAGATGCTTGCCGAATTAGCGAGTGGTTCTGGGTTCGATTCCCAAGCGAGCCTGTTTAAGTATGCTTCATAAAATACCCCTGTGTTATGTCGACCTAATaaacagtgaattaggtacctggcaGCAATTAAGTCGGCTGCGAGGGACTGCAAtcagggaggagaaaggggattTCCAAAAGAGGTCCCGAAGACCGGAAGGAACCACCTCACATGTGGCCACAATGAACCAATTTGCTGGGTAGGTAGAGGGCAGCGAGACTGAACACCCCCCTCCATCCTCTGGAGGGCCCCCAAAACGAAGCACCCATGAACGGGCCCCCACCGACGAACAATCTtgacctgcacacacacacacacacgctgagcTGGtatttcgggatgaggttgccagtcATTCCATTCTTTGTCCTCGCATGTGACAGTTGCTGCTCATTGATCATAAGGTATTATTTTTCCGCTTAGGTCCGCAGAGGTGGTTCAATATTGGTAAGTTCTCGGTCGTGAATCGAATACAGATCTTCAATAAGAACAATTTACCGCTATCATAACAAACGTAATATTACATGATTAGATACAATTTATATTCACTAagaaatacatagatatatattgttttaaaaatgaagatgCAATAGGATTTCTCGTCTTTACAAGAGAACGACGTTATGAATCAGGAACTGCGTTACCAACCtacgcatatactgtacatatggagCGAGTTACGAACATACGAACTTTTCTTTCTGCGCTGTGCTGTGAACGAGCGCTAATGCTTAGCAGTTAAGGCTTCTTCCTTAATGCTGGGCTATGGTCCATAACTAAGCTGTAGCCCACAGATTTTAACTGCGGCTTAGGCCTACAATGTCACGTCTCTTTTAGATTGAAAACTTGTTCACGTATGTGGCCTCACACTTCGTAAACATAGCAGAGTCGTTTATAAATGATTTCTCATTTCTATCATTCTCATTTTGGTTCAGTCTCGTTCCTCTCAAATGCTTGCACAGAGACAGACTACGAGGTTGTCATAACCTGAAGgcgtaagggagagagagaccacaACAATGAATGTAGCATTTGTGTCATCATACGATGATATCACCCATAATTATTACTGCGCAGACAAGTGTGCACCTGCGCAAAACACAACTATGAGGTGCACCTTTCGAGTCAAGGTCAATTTTCGCCATGTGACGTTAACAGTTACTGAAAAAAGTTGCTTTGTTCAACGgatgcattatttaattttataggaATTATAAGTTTTCTACCGTAGCTGAAGACTCTGCATCCATACtgcttatgaatatataaaaaaatggttttcagaTCACCGGATTCAGTGATGCACTGAACTGCAATACTGTATTTAATTATCTTTCAGGCACTGCAGGTTATTTAGCTCACTTTATAAAACTGAGGtgattttggtattattattattattatttagaatttcaCATCATGAAAATCTGCTCTTTTTTGCAAAAGTAATTTGAAAGTTTAATCTTCAATCTTTTTggttatattacattttataattacaaGTCTCTAATAaatattatgttgttttaatcattatcgacagaaaaaaagtaaaatcagatAGCGCTACTTGTGTTACAAACGGCAAAAGTACTGGGGATTCTGGGGCTGAAAATGTTGATTCACATTGCCACTTGTTTGAAGTTCAGCCAATCATTTGGTTTAACCCCGTAGAGGGTGggggcgttagtgccgtcagtgcacctcttacggttctttacagcgtgccttcggcccctagctgcaacccctttcgttccttttactgtacctcctttcaaattctctttcttccatcttactttccacccactcctaacaattgattcatagtgcaactgcgaggttttcctcctgttacacctttcaaaccctttactgtcaatttccgtttcagagctgaatgacctcataggtcccagtgcttggcctttggcctaaattgtacgttcaattcaattcattcaaAGTACGAAtgctattttatttacttaaaaaaacgCAGCACTTGAGCGCtaaggtttttttggggggataatTTTTTTGTGCCATTTAATGTTTAGTTTTTCCCTATGGAGttatggtaaaaaataatggCATGTAGGGAAAGCATTTGATCGACCTTGAAATCAGCACCGTAGGCATTCACCTTCCTTATCAGACACTTTGTAACTGATAACAAGTTCCCACgtatacatattttaaatgttaaaaaatcctTTAAACTTCATATTAATTCCATAATATCGTACTTACAGAGTCGTGCTGTGGTATAAACTATGAGTGTTAATCATTCTTCTAGTgtcattcatgaaaatatggtAATACTCGGCGAATAACGTTCTGCATTTAAgaaaccaaaataagaaaaaagagtaaatatcagAGAAAATTTATCTCTGAAATTTAGATTTAGTGATCCTGCTGTAATGATTACTGTAGTCTTGCACtatagttacaaaaaaaaaaaaaaattctgattttcaCTGAAATTCCCTTTAACTCAGTTTGGCGATTGGTTGGATCCTGTTCCAGATGTATTCGACTTGCTATATGAGTTAGGATATAACAGAAgtcaaaattaacatttaattttagcttGTTGTGGTTAAAAAGTAGCCTTATTCAGCATACCATGGTCTATAAGTCAGATTAGAAACATTCcatattttataatctatatatatcctattttGCTTATCCTATGGTTTATATCCCATATTGCATAATTTAGGTTAGAAACTAAACACTGCGACGTCAAAGAAGTGTCGCGGCAcattttaaaggaagaaaatctTAGTTCTCATTGCCACTACCGTTGGGAATAGCAAAAGTTCGTGTCAAAAGCAAAATTGCTCTCGTAAATGAACATTTGGAAGGATAATCATATTCACGCTTTAGCagtaatgccaaaaaaaaaaaaatctattcggTGCTATTTGTCTTTTGGGGATGATCCCACCTCACCCCTCTCCCGTCCTCCTACCAAAAGGAAGAGAATTAGAGAAAACGACGGAGAGAAAATGTTTGGCTTCGTCACTCCTGTATCCTTGCTTCTACTGTTCGCCGGGAGAACTTGATGCTATCATCCCCATTTGTCCAGTAACTCCCGCTCGAGAAACATCTGCTGTGTAGCCTGTGTATATCAAGgggtacttgatttattatttgcGGGTTTTAATATAGCAGCTTTGTGAGTTGTGAGCTTTAATGGctgattattttccattttgtttcccAATCTCAACCCTCAAGTTGTTTGTTGGAGTTCGAACTGTAAGTATAGGCTCCTTTGTGCATGCATTTTTTATCCTTTGTATTCAATATCCTGTGTTCAAGATTTTTCCGTTTTCTCATACCTTGGGCTTATGATAAGGTTTTCCATTGAACGTTGAGGAAACTGGCTTGTGATTTTCTGAAATTCGGGAATTACACAATcggatatgcaaaaaaaaaaaaaaaaaaaaaaaaaacgagaagcaGGTGGAAAAAACGTATGGTTTAAATATAAACGGTAAATAGGACACGAACAATATGAATTTATGGTTTATAGTGTTTATAAAGTTGAATCTAATTCTACTGTCTGCAGCCATTGATTACTGTTTTGCCTTTTCCAAAGAGTTCGTTGAAGTATGGTCACTGAACAACCCCGTGCACGATGTCTCAACTTGCCCCAGGAAACTTTACTGAACCATTTTAAGCCCACCAATTCAGCTGATCTATAACAAGGCATTCGGTAGATCTGGCATTAGGCCTATTTTAATTCCGTAACTGGATTTCAAATATGCTACAAATAAGATATTTTGGTGTATCTCTGAACTATCAGTGATGTTTGAGCAGTCGACACCTGCAAATGTAGACTTGACTTCTTGGTAGGACTTAAAATGGTTGAAAGAAGTTGCCATATTTTGGAGTCCGAGGAGCTCCAAAAGTCATTTGTAGTGTGTTTACATAATCACGACAGTTGCCTATATCAAATAAGCGCTTTCTCTGAAACTCAGTCACTCGCCCAATGATGTGATTCCTTTCAGAGGTATGTTGGTATAAAAGTGATTTTGTAGGGAGTGACTTTTAATATCAAACACGGTTTTTGATAggttttaatgtgattttgatGAATTTGACATTAATTTACGTGTGAACTGGTTGGTCTTCAATCCGTCATATCCCACCTTGTCAAAAATGGGGAACCATAGTGGAAACATGGCGTTACTTTCAGTTTAGGTAGTTAACGGTTAGGGATCCCACATTCCTTCTGAGGATAGGAAAGagaacgaaaacatccaaaaaatgTAGGTAAGTACTGCTTAGAGTTTACTGTAACCTAAGTTAGGCTAAGTTTGCTGCGTCTTAACCTAGTTGGGTAGGTCGGGCCTAGGTTAGGGAAGGATAGGTTAAGTTGCATCCCATATTTTTCACCATAATATTTGTCACCTTAAGTTAATAGAGGTTAGGGGTGGGCTAGGATAGGTTAAGGTGCGTCCATGTATATCGGTTTTTTGCTTTTCTGTGATCTAAAACCCCGGTTTGCACACTTGTCCCCTTTGATGAGGTGTGGGTATAGCAGATTACTTTTGCATTTACAGTGCAATTGCATgttcagtttataaaaaaaaacatagctaTCTAGACAATTTTACACTTACTCATTTATAGGTCAGAAAAACCTAGTCAAATGTCACTCCAAGGTCCAGAGACCATGTCACCccctcctagcaattgattcatagtgcaactgccaggttttcctcctgttacacccttcaaacccttttaccgtcaatttccatttcagcgctgaatgacctcataggtcttagtgtttggcctaaattctatattcacttcaattcaaaACGTATTTGATATAATAAGCAGAATCAACGCTGATACTGTACTGTTCTCAACCCAAAAGGTTTCTCTTTTTGTAATAAAGCCTTGAGACTGTTTACtatgacttaaatttttttcccagGTAACTGCCATTCAGGGAACTCGTCGAAATCCTTTCACGAGTCTCGGTGAGAGGAAGTGAGCTGAGTCTAGTCAAAATGGTTCACtaaattttcattgtt
The sequence above is drawn from the Macrobrachium rosenbergii isolate ZJJX-2024 chromosome 15, ASM4041242v1, whole genome shotgun sequence genome and encodes:
- the LOC136846346 gene encoding variant surface antigen D-like yields the protein MHKKLQLIVHKKPTNSAQDAATNIGQETATNIGQETATSSAQETATNNAQETATNNAQETATNNAQETATNNAQETATSKGQGTVTSSAKETATNSAQETAANSAQEGVSQGWFM